One window of the bacterium genome contains the following:
- a CDS encoding prepilin-type N-terminal cleavage/methylation domain-containing protein, with amino-acid sequence MSKSHGFSLIELLVVIGIIAIIAAVLAPVYIDAKRSAVRSACQSNLSQISKGFDMYLSDHNGCYPCISDKPETPYPDPQYLWAGANWREPFRKYAVIGSISYEGSKHMILTCPSDPNAVGIYAGTSYAYSASFYMTPSKVDSVADCDYLRSSKYTTQTPEFPCTAIKSSQVRFVSKKVLVAEYWTLHSSNNKVGWYDDPATTGNDPWSGARNCLFPDGHVKFVPTKQIHPATSPLVTRPRLLPDINLTRNGIYGKDID; translated from the coding sequence GTGAGCAAGTCGCATGGCTTCTCACTTATTGAGCTGCTCGTTGTGATCGGCATCATCGCCATAATAGCAGCAGTCCTTGCACCTGTCTACATCGATGCAAAGAGATCGGCTGTGCGCTCTGCCTGTCAGTCCAATTTGTCTCAGATATCCAAAGGTTTTGACATGTACCTTTCAGATCACAATGGCTGTTATCCTTGTATATCCGATAAACCGGAGACTCCGTATCCCGACCCTCAGTATCTTTGGGCGGGTGCCAATTGGAGAGAGCCTTTTCGCAAGTATGCAGTAATCGGAAGCATCTCATATGAAGGTTCCAAGCATATGATTTTGACATGTCCTTCCGACCCGAATGCGGTGGGTATATATGCAGGTACGTCGTATGCTTATTCTGCGTCATTTTATATGACACCGAGTAAGGTCGATTCTGTGGCTGATTGCGATTATCTGCGGTCGAGCAAATATACCACGCAAACTCCTGAGTTTCCCTGCACGGCCATAAAAAGCTCACAAGTCAGGTTTGTTTCCAAAAAGGTATTAGTGGCCGAATACTGGACACTGCACAGCTCGAATAACAAAGTCGGCTGGTATGACGACCCGGCAACTACAGGCAATGACCCCTGGAGCGGTGCGCGCAACTGCCTTTTCCCGGATGGACATGTGAAATTTGTACCGACCAAACAAATTCATCCAGCCACAAGCCCTCTGGTCACCAGGCCGCGTTTACTGCCTGATATCAATTTGACGAGAAACGGCATTTATGGGAAAGATATAGATTGA
- a CDS encoding NADH-quinone oxidoreductase subunit N codes for MQIGNIILISPAIWLTVSAIIVLLLGVVASKRPDKGLDHYFPTQYAAPVLTFFGLVLSGAVICWSLGLVGRTLQAPINGVLTDFPAVGLFVTAGGHAQLTVDPFAAILSFVAIAGTLVVMLLSLDHFGEHQIHKAEYYSLLMFATVAASLASAASDLIAIYLSIEFLSLSSYVLAAYAKSDRRSAEAGLKYFLYGAACSAIMLYGMSILFGITGGNTSLSAIAAGFSADKAAFTGVGWVAIMFTLVGMGFKLALVPFHFWAPDTYEGAPTPVTAFLSVVSKAAGLAVIIRFITVVATPSSAASLSWYWILVVLTTLSMFYGNLVAIWQRNIKRMLAYSSIAQVGYMMIGVLAAMHTFNRDGSALGVPNASVRADVTGGSPMDIQGVLIYIMAYLFMNLGAFAVVVAVGKRLKSDAIDSYAGLMRHAPFYATSLAIFLVSLAGVPPTAGFLGKLFVFGSAINVGSPEMIVLAILGVVNSVISAYYYLNVVRLMFFMPAREEIKVVGGTAVNSAIVIMLILTLALAIFAKPASDITAKAVYANNLVHIISSR; via the coding sequence ATGCAAATAGGCAACATAATACTAATATCACCGGCCATATGGCTCACTGTCTCGGCAATCATTGTATTGCTGCTGGGTGTGGTTGCGTCCAAGCGGCCTGATAAGGGTCTGGATCACTATTTCCCCACTCAGTATGCCGCTCCTGTGCTGACATTTTTCGGACTAGTGCTCTCGGGAGCTGTGATCTGTTGGTCACTCGGGCTTGTCGGCAGGACGTTACAGGCTCCAATCAATGGCGTACTCACGGACTTCCCGGCAGTCGGGCTGTTTGTAACTGCCGGTGGACACGCGCAGCTTACAGTCGATCCGTTTGCAGCAATACTCTCATTCGTGGCAATAGCAGGGACACTGGTCGTGATGCTCCTCTCGCTGGATCACTTCGGTGAGCATCAGATTCACAAGGCGGAATACTACAGTCTGCTGATGTTCGCGACAGTCGCAGCAAGCCTTGCATCCGCCGCGTCCGACCTGATTGCGATATATCTGAGTATCGAATTTTTGAGTCTGTCGAGTTATGTGCTGGCGGCGTACGCCAAGTCAGACAGGCGTTCAGCCGAAGCCGGACTCAAGTATTTCCTTTATGGCGCGGCGTGCTCGGCTATAATGCTCTACGGCATGTCTATTCTGTTTGGTATAACAGGCGGCAACACATCCCTTAGCGCGATAGCAGCAGGTTTTTCTGCCGATAAGGCAGCTTTTACCGGAGTGGGCTGGGTCGCGATTATGTTTACTCTTGTCGGCATGGGCTTTAAGTTAGCTCTTGTGCCGTTCCATTTCTGGGCTCCCGACACATATGAGGGCGCTCCTACGCCGGTCACGGCTTTCCTCTCGGTTGTAAGCAAAGCAGCCGGGTTGGCAGTCATTATCCGTTTTATTACTGTTGTGGCTACACCATCAAGTGCAGCCTCACTAAGTTGGTATTGGATATTGGTGGTGCTCACGACACTGAGCATGTTCTACGGCAACCTGGTGGCCATCTGGCAGCGCAATATCAAGCGCATGCTTGCATATTCGAGCATCGCTCAGGTCGGATATATGATGATCGGCGTGCTGGCCGCAATGCACACATTCAACCGTGACGGGTCGGCATTAGGTGTGCCTAATGCATCCGTGCGAGCAGACGTGACGGGCGGCTCTCCAATGGATATACAGGGTGTGCTGATCTATATAATGGCATATCTGTTTATGAACCTCGGTGCATTTGCTGTTGTGGTCGCAGTCGGCAAGCGCCTGAAGAGCGACGCAATAGATAGCTATGCCGGGCTGATGAGGCATGCGCCTTTTTACGCGACATCTCTGGCCATATTCTTGGTATCCCTCGCAGGTGTGCCGCCCACTGCAGGATTCCTCGGCAAGCTCTTTGTCTTTGGCAGTGCGATCAATGTAGGCAGCCCGGAAATGATTGTCCTGGCAATTTTGGGCGTTGTAAACAGTGTCATTTCGGCATATTATTACCTGAACGTCGTGCGCCTCATGTTCTTTATGCCTGCAAGGGAAGAGATCAAGGTTGTCGGCGGCACGGCTGTCAATTCGGCTATCGTAATAATGCTTATTCTGACTCTTGCATTGGCCATATTTGCCAAGCCCGCATCGGATATCACGGCAAAAGCCGTTTATGCTAATAATCTGGTCCATATTATTTCGAGTCGATAG
- a CDS encoding NADH-quinone oxidoreductase subunit M has translation MDSTNHWILPLITFLPLAGAVLIMFIPKEKPSAIKGLSILISIIPLIMSIWLWFAYRHSGAQFPHGLQFAINVPWIPSIGVNFAMGVDGLSVPLIFLTTLLTTLSLIYSHFIEVRPKEYFWMFLLLETGMLGVFTAMDFVLFFVFWEVSLVPMYFLIGIWGGPRREYAAIKFFLYTMVGSMAMLLSILAMYFHTNAAGGGHTFSMLVMAQQAMANGDAVPVGIAALVFWGLFLGFAVKVPMFPFHTWLPDAHVEAPTAGSVILAGVLLKMGSYGFMRVLMPMMPGQFARFWWIIAVVSVVAIIYGAFVAMAQKDLKKLIAYSSVNHMGYVTLGCAVAASGLGTFITRESALNGAQMQNFSHGLITGALFLLVGVVYERAHTRDLSAFGGLGVKVPIYAGMLSFCSFASLGLPGMTGFIAELSVLTGTYAASPLLAGLALIGIVVTAAYMLWMLQRVLLGPLNPKWDKMPDADGREIVSVAPLMALTLFFGVIPGPVMAFFSNASSAIIGVFHP, from the coding sequence ATGGATTCCACCAATCACTGGATTCTTCCATTAATCACATTCCTGCCGCTCGCGGGAGCGGTGCTCATAATGTTTATTCCAAAGGAGAAGCCCAGCGCTATTAAGGGTCTTTCGATCCTTATCAGCATTATTCCGCTGATTATGTCGATCTGGCTTTGGTTTGCGTACAGACACAGCGGCGCGCAGTTCCCGCATGGGCTGCAGTTTGCAATCAATGTGCCATGGATACCGAGCATCGGCGTGAACTTTGCTATGGGTGTGGACGGGCTGAGCGTGCCGCTCATCTTCCTGACGACATTGCTTACCACCCTTAGCTTGATCTATTCGCACTTCATCGAGGTCCGGCCAAAGGAGTATTTCTGGATGTTCCTGCTCCTGGAGACGGGTATGCTGGGTGTCTTTACGGCTATGGACTTCGTGCTCTTCTTTGTGTTCTGGGAAGTCTCGCTGGTCCCGATGTATTTCCTGATCGGCATTTGGGGCGGCCCGCGCAGAGAATATGCCGCGATCAAGTTCTTCCTGTATACCATGGTCGGAAGTATGGCAATGCTCCTTTCGATCCTGGCAATGTATTTCCATACAAACGCGGCGGGCGGCGGACACACATTCAGCATGCTGGTGATGGCACAGCAGGCTATGGCAAACGGCGACGCAGTGCCCGTGGGCATTGCCGCGCTTGTATTCTGGGGACTCTTCCTCGGTTTTGCAGTGAAGGTGCCGATGTTCCCGTTCCATACATGGCTTCCCGACGCTCACGTGGAGGCTCCAACTGCAGGTTCAGTGATCCTGGCAGGAGTCTTGCTCAAGATGGGTAGTTACGGCTTTATGCGGGTTTTGATGCCAATGATGCCGGGGCAGTTTGCCAGGTTTTGGTGGATTATCGCTGTGGTGTCGGTTGTTGCGATTATTTATGGCGCATTTGTAGCCATGGCTCAGAAGGACCTCAAGAAACTGATTGCATATTCGTCGGTTAACCACATGGGTTATGTAACTCTCGGCTGCGCGGTTGCAGCAAGCGGCCTTGGGACGTTCATCACCAGAGAATCGGCACTTAATGGCGCTCAGATGCAGAACTTCAGCCATGGCCTGATCACGGGTGCGCTCTTCCTTCTGGTCGGTGTAGTCTATGAGCGTGCCCACACAAGAGATTTGAGCGCATTCGGCGGCCTGGGAGTCAAAGTTCCGATCTATGCAGGAATGCTTTCATTCTGCAGCTTTGCATCACTTGGTCTGCCGGGAATGACGGGTTTTATCGCAGAGCTTTCGGTCCTCACAGGCACATATGCGGCCAGCCCGCTATTGGCTGGTCTTGCGCTGATCGGTATTGTAGTGACGGCTGCATATATGCTCTGGATGCTCCAGAGAGTGCTGCTTGGTCCGCTCAATCCGAAGTGGGACAAGATGCCGGACGCCGACGGCCGCGAGATCGTGAGCGTGGCTCCGCTGATGGCTTTGACACTCTTCTTCGGTGTGATTCCGGGACCGGTGATGGCGTTCTTCAGCAATGCGTCGAGCGCGATTATAGGTGTGTTTCATCCGTAA
- the nuoL gene encoding NADH-quinone oxidoreductase subunit L, giving the protein MIDYTWLIPVLPVVAFALIIAFGKKLPGQGAYVAITGMLLSLVGAAWVAATWFVGGVHEDPLSVTIPWMPVGSFNIDMGFSVDALSCVMLLVVTIVASMVLIYSVGYMHGDKRYPRYFAYVSLFSAAMLTLVIANNILLMFMAWELVGLTSYLLIGFWFEKPSAMRAAKKAFLVTRVGDVGFMAGMMLLFIKTGSFNLFGSSGVFENLDKMQALVHIGPWAIPLAGLAGLLLFCGAVGKSAQFPLHVWLPDAMEGPTPVSALIHAATMVAAGVYLVARMYPVYLADTSGIALTVVAYIGAFTALFAATIGIAQNDIKKVLAYSTVSQLGYMIMSLGVFGYVAAIFHLMTHAFFKAQLFLGSGSVIHGTGTQDMREMGGLKNKMPWTYWTVLIATLSLCGIPFVTAGGWSKEEILTVAFHTNKIVFWAGAIGAFITSTYMFRLIYMTFHGEPKNHEIHAHESPKVMLVPLAILAALAICAGYVGTPFENAFEHSMAPVLGHHYEMVLENVLDSAHMPHGFHVPVFLIGTSAALLGILLATMIWKWHVIKIEKLEPVFGWLANIVENKYYIDEIYHATVIRGIMLVAGILFWFDKWIIDYVIVNGVGYLSLVISKVWGWCDRNIVDGLVNLTGWITGTAGRGLRYIQTGVTEQYVFLLVVSIALMSVIALAAAVLGHHSEVSWIPPITGFFH; this is encoded by the coding sequence ATGATTGATTACACTTGGCTGATACCCGTGTTGCCGGTTGTCGCCTTCGCGCTCATCATCGCGTTCGGCAAAAAACTGCCCGGACAGGGAGCATATGTCGCCATAACCGGTATGCTCCTCTCACTGGTGGGTGCTGCATGGGTCGCAGCAACATGGTTTGTCGGCGGAGTACATGAAGACCCGCTGAGCGTGACAATTCCCTGGATGCCGGTCGGCAGCTTCAATATCGATATGGGATTCAGTGTGGATGCGCTTTCGTGCGTAATGCTGCTGGTGGTGACGATTGTCGCATCGATGGTATTGATTTACTCAGTCGGCTATATGCACGGCGACAAGCGCTACCCGAGATATTTTGCGTATGTTTCGCTATTCTCTGCAGCGATGCTCACGCTGGTGATCGCTAATAACATATTGCTGATGTTCATGGCGTGGGAACTTGTCGGCCTGACGAGCTACCTGCTGATCGGGTTCTGGTTTGAAAAGCCCTCTGCAATGCGTGCAGCAAAGAAGGCATTTTTGGTGACCAGAGTCGGCGATGTCGGGTTTATGGCCGGTATGATGCTGCTTTTTATCAAAACAGGCTCGTTCAATCTCTTCGGCTCAAGCGGGGTGTTCGAGAACCTGGATAAAATGCAGGCGCTGGTGCATATCGGACCATGGGCAATTCCTCTGGCCGGGCTTGCAGGGCTGCTGCTCTTTTGCGGGGCTGTGGGAAAATCAGCGCAGTTTCCACTGCATGTCTGGCTCCCAGATGCCATGGAGGGTCCTACTCCGGTCTCGGCATTGATCCATGCCGCCACAATGGTTGCGGCAGGCGTATATTTGGTCGCTAGGATGTATCCGGTATATCTTGCTGACACCAGTGGGATCGCACTTACAGTAGTCGCGTATATTGGAGCTTTCACCGCGTTATTCGCGGCCACTATCGGCATTGCTCAAAATGATATCAAAAAGGTGCTTGCCTACTCGACTGTGAGCCAGCTCGGATATATGATAATGTCTCTGGGTGTGTTCGGCTATGTGGCCGCCATCTTCCACCTGATGACGCATGCGTTCTTCAAGGCGCAGCTCTTCCTCGGCTCGGGTAGTGTGATCCATGGCACAGGCACTCAGGATATGCGCGAGATGGGCGGACTCAAAAACAAAATGCCCTGGACATACTGGACAGTTCTTATTGCTACGCTCTCGTTGTGCGGAATCCCGTTTGTGACTGCAGGCGGCTGGAGCAAGGAAGAGATTCTCACGGTTGCGTTCCACACCAATAAGATTGTCTTCTGGGCAGGCGCCATCGGCGCATTCATCACCAGCACATATATGTTCCGTCTGATCTATATGACCTTCCATGGCGAGCCAAAGAACCATGAGATTCACGCGCACGAAAGCCCGAAGGTGATGCTTGTGCCTCTGGCGATCCTTGCTGCGCTGGCGATATGCGCCGGATATGTCGGAACGCCGTTCGAGAATGCTTTCGAGCACTCTATGGCTCCCGTACTTGGACACCACTATGAAATGGTTCTCGAAAATGTGCTCGATAGTGCGCACATGCCGCACGGCTTCCATGTCCCTGTGTTCTTGATTGGGACAAGCGCTGCTCTGTTGGGAATACTGCTTGCCACAATGATTTGGAAGTGGCATGTCATAAAGATTGAAAAGCTGGAGCCCGTATTCGGCTGGCTGGCTAATATAGTCGAAAATAAATATTACATCGACGAGATATATCACGCCACGGTCATTCGTGGAATTATGCTCGTCGCGGGCATCTTGTTCTGGTTCGATAAGTGGATAATCGACTATGTTATAGTAAACGGCGTCGGTTATCTTTCACTTGTCATATCAAAAGTTTGGGGATGGTGCGACAGGAATATCGTTGACGGCTTGGTCAACCTGACTGGCTGGATAACAGGCACTGCCGGGCGCGGACTGCGCTACATTCAGACAGGCGTAACGGAGCAGTATGTCTTTCTATTGGTTGTATCGATCGCGCTGATGAGCGTGATTGCTTTGGCTGCGGCCGTATTAGGCCATCACTCGGAGGTATCATGGATTCCACCAATCACTGGATTCTTCCATTAA
- a CDS encoding type II toxin-antitoxin system HicB family antitoxin encodes MKDYHINIFYSEEDDGYIADIPDLRACSAFGKTPEEALAEVQTAKDAWLEAARAEGKPVPRPKYRPAIYKVA; translated from the coding sequence ATGAAAGATTATCATATCAACATATTCTATAGTGAAGAAGATGATGGATACATCGCAGATATTCCTGATCTTCGGGCGTGTTCAGCTTTCGGCAAGACTCCCGAAGAGGCTTTGGCCGAGGTGCAGACAGCCAAGGATGCGTGGCTGGAAGCCGCTCGTGCAGAGGGCAAACCCGTGCCAAGGCCAAAATACCGACCTGCGATTTATAAAGTGGCGTAA
- a CDS encoding DUF2029 domain-containing protein, producing MDTGNDSFVYDWKTWALYGVLAACIAILPLLMACSGLPSIGSSCGKSYQVFELFGFCSMAALAVVAYVEIKRRRSAGLVGIVSVVLFVLVFSHMAMLISECTRKTGDYECYRSAAEKVLAGQNPYSGTGYLYPPVLAEAMAGVHQALVGITDAIGARASDADICSSIFYLWQCAQFFLAIAAYLLSVRFVKVLGGKGILPVLLVAAVFVFDIPLIRTLRWNQANLLMLVAILYVLAMGKKRPFLAGAVLALGVCIKLYPVVLLLPVIITRRWRTLAGFAVAMFAIIALDVGLRRNFDIWLWYLDFFRGFPSGFPVFSTSRDNSLYNIIVRSAWFMSTGVTSRGAFVIALLLWRLSAIAALIYTTSRIVVRERSFALQAKTCGDIGQADTIRFTGHAVDLLALALVLSPLVWEHHYVLAVPVILWAIICQHRRRPWLVGLGSMLILLPPSFDVWPFSFHRIVGLAMLIVSSLPVVDLAEHQKNIKDLQVFG from the coding sequence ATGGACACCGGCAATGACAGTTTTGTATACGATTGGAAAACGTGGGCGCTGTATGGTGTGCTTGCAGCGTGTATAGCCATATTGCCACTGCTTATGGCTTGTAGCGGCCTGCCGAGTATAGGCAGTTCATGTGGCAAGTCTTACCAGGTGTTCGAGCTGTTCGGCTTTTGCTCGATGGCTGCGCTGGCAGTTGTTGCTTATGTAGAGATCAAAAGACGCAGATCTGCCGGTCTGGTCGGCATTGTATCGGTTGTGCTGTTCGTACTGGTTTTCTCGCATATGGCGATGCTCATCAGCGAATGCACACGCAAAACGGGCGATTATGAATGCTACCGTTCAGCAGCGGAAAAGGTCTTGGCTGGTCAGAACCCATATAGCGGCACTGGCTATTTGTATCCTCCGGTGCTTGCTGAAGCAATGGCCGGTGTGCATCAAGCCTTAGTTGGGATCACGGATGCAATCGGAGCCAGAGCGTCCGATGCAGATATATGTTCATCTATATTTTATTTATGGCAATGCGCTCAGTTCTTTCTTGCGATAGCAGCATATTTGCTTAGTGTAAGGTTCGTAAAAGTGCTCGGCGGCAAAGGGATTCTGCCTGTGCTGCTTGTGGCTGCGGTGTTTGTGTTCGATATCCCATTAATCCGAACACTCAGATGGAACCAGGCGAACCTGTTGATGCTGGTTGCAATATTATATGTCCTGGCTATGGGAAAGAAACGGCCATTTCTGGCAGGAGCGGTACTCGCGCTTGGTGTGTGTATTAAGCTGTATCCGGTAGTACTGTTGCTGCCTGTTATCATCACGCGGCGGTGGCGCACGCTGGCCGGCTTTGCAGTTGCGATGTTTGCTATTATTGCTCTGGATGTAGGCTTACGCAGAAATTTCGATATATGGCTATGGTATCTGGATTTCTTCAGGGGTTTCCCAAGCGGATTTCCAGTGTTTTCAACAAGCCGTGATAACAGTTTGTATAATATCATTGTGCGGTCAGCATGGTTCATGTCGACCGGCGTTACAAGTCGGGGCGCTTTTGTGATAGCATTGCTCTTGTGGCGCCTTTCAGCAATTGCTGCATTGATATATACTACATCCAGGATCGTGGTACGAGAGAGGTCTTTTGCATTACAGGCAAAAACCTGTGGCGATATCGGCCAGGCCGATACTATTCGGTTTACGGGACATGCAGTTGATCTACTGGCACTGGCGCTTGTTCTATCGCCATTGGTTTGGGAGCATCACTATGTGCTGGCTGTGCCTGTTATTTTATGGGCGATCATATGCCAGCACAGGCGAAGACCATGGCTTGTCGGCCTGGGAAGCATGCTGATACTGCTCCCGCCGTCTTTTGATGTGTGGCCGTTCAGCTTTCACAGGATCGTGGGGCTGGCTATGCTGATAGTGTCGAGTCTGCCTGTAGTGGACCTGGCTGAGCATCAAAAGAATATCAAAGATTTACAGGTCTTTGGGTAG
- a CDS encoding YjbH domain-containing protein: protein MRRVFACVVVLLLLSAACFAQQQTYQITTTSWHGLSGLYVVPTARSLGRGQLAMGYNESRHAEFIGNGRFLDRQIRATMTYGLSDRVEISGSYIRDMLTAGDNFTPTLSNESFSNFSAKWRICDETKSRPAVALAVRDIFNDMQDVGPFTDVNNGTKYFLLATKRLVYKQDTGRFVDGTLGITKDDQRLAALFGMEMALSPSISFVAEGMWDSPYLNFRDMYYHADKKGTSDHPGRFIFDTGFRIYPDVLPGFVIDLGVMADSQPEYCWGFSYVAGL from the coding sequence ATGCGAAGGGTTTTTGCTTGTGTGGTCGTGCTTTTGTTGCTGAGCGCGGCTTGTTTTGCTCAGCAGCAGACGTATCAGATAACGACCACATCATGGCATGGCCTTTCGGGTCTTTATGTAGTGCCGACTGCTCGCAGTTTAGGCCGCGGACAGCTTGCCATGGGATATAACGAGTCTCGACATGCCGAGTTTATAGGTAATGGCCGGTTCCTTGACAGACAAATACGGGCAACAATGACATATGGTCTTTCGGATCGTGTGGAGATATCGGGCAGTTACATAAGGGATATGCTGACTGCCGGTGACAACTTCACTCCTACTCTATCGAACGAGAGCTTCAGCAATTTCAGCGCGAAGTGGCGTATTTGTGATGAGACAAAGAGCCGTCCGGCTGTGGCGCTGGCTGTGAGAGATATATTCAATGACATGCAGGATGTCGGCCCGTTTACTGACGTAAATAACGGCACTAAGTACTTCCTGCTTGCGACCAAAAGGCTTGTCTATAAGCAGGATACCGGTCGCTTTGTGGACGGCACATTAGGCATTACGAAAGATGATCAGAGACTGGCGGCTCTCTTTGGTATGGAGATGGCACTGTCGCCCAGTATCAGTTTTGTGGCCGAGGGCATGTGGGACTCGCCCTATCTGAATTTCCGAGACATGTATTATCATGCCGACAAGAAGGGCACCAGCGATCACCCTGGACGGTTCATCTTTGATACCGGTTTTCGGATATATCCTGATGTGCTTCCCGGCTTTGTTATAGACCTTGGAGTTATGGCCGACAGTCAGCCTGAATATTGCTGGGGGTTCAGCTACGTTGCAGGACTATAG
- the nuoK gene encoding NADH-quinone oxidoreductase subunit NuoK, whose amino-acid sequence MPISWILTVGAMLFCIGLFGMMVRRSAIGMLLSIELMLNAANLNLVAFGSYLKLPVIAGQVFAVFVITLAAAEAAVGLAIVINIYRNEQHIDADKISAMKM is encoded by the coding sequence ATCCCGATAAGCTGGATCCTGACTGTCGGCGCAATGCTATTTTGCATAGGGCTATTCGGCATGATGGTACGCCGCAGCGCAATAGGAATGCTGCTTTCGATAGAACTGATGCTCAACGCAGCCAACCTTAATCTGGTCGCGTTCGGATCGTACCTGAAACTGCCCGTGATTGCAGGTCAGGTCTTTGCAGTGTTTGTAATTACTCTGGCTGCTGCCGAGGCTGCCGTTGGGCTAGCAATCGTAATCAACATATATAGAAACGAACAGCACATCGACGCCGACAAGATCAGCGCGATGAAGATGTAA
- a CDS encoding NADH-quinone oxidoreductase subunit J, whose product MHIFGFYITGYQVAFIAVAGITVLSAIGVVLLPNILRAALCLGLMLFGVAGIYALMNAPFLAAVQVMIYVGAITTMIILAIFLSHRVMKIGFSQAIYNPLLAAAAAGVMFLFLFVTVANSVWVRQISAGGPAKSGAGIDAVATALLQPYVFPFELASVVLLAVLIGAVVIAKEDIEDA is encoded by the coding sequence ATGCATATATTTGGATTCTATATAACAGGATATCAGGTAGCTTTCATAGCCGTTGCAGGCATTACTGTGCTCTCGGCAATAGGCGTGGTGCTGCTGCCCAACATACTGCGCGCGGCGCTGTGTCTTGGACTGATGCTATTTGGTGTTGCCGGTATATATGCTCTGATGAATGCACCGTTTTTGGCTGCCGTGCAGGTTATGATATATGTCGGCGCGATCACGACTATGATTATCCTGGCGATATTCCTGTCGCACAGGGTCATGAAGATCGGGTTCTCACAGGCTATTTATAATCCGTTGCTTGCTGCCGCCGCAGCGGGTGTTATGTTTTTGTTTTTGTTCGTGACCGTCGCAAACTCGGTATGGGTCAGACAAATATCAGCTGGCGGACCCGCCAAGTCGGGCGCGGGAATAGACGCGGTGGCAACCGCGCTGCTCCAGCCGTATGTATTTCCGTTCGAGCTTGCGTCCGTGGTCCTGCTGGCAGTTTTGATCGGGGCTGTGGTGATAGCCAAGGAGGATATTGAAGATGCATAG
- a CDS encoding NADH-quinone oxidoreductase subunit I, which translates to MSTILNDIKNSFVSIIKGLKVTAVNWSVLRPCVTELYPEQKPQLPEAYRGMPTLPVRPETGRSDCIACGACARMCPEQIITVEVDKTDPKDRKPAKFTIDISRCMFCGLCMEVCPKGCLKPARTFELACLSREGMIYDLEKLNKLGGELPPLPEPDDEKSSSNK; encoded by the coding sequence ATGTCTACCATACTCAATGACATAAAAAACTCGTTTGTGAGTATCATAAAAGGACTGAAGGTCACTGCAGTAAACTGGAGCGTTTTGCGCCCGTGTGTGACCGAGCTTTATCCTGAGCAGAAACCTCAGCTTCCAGAGGCTTATCGTGGGATGCCGACTCTGCCGGTGAGACCCGAGACAGGGCGATCGGACTGCATCGCATGCGGCGCATGCGCCAGGATGTGCCCGGAGCAGATCATAACCGTCGAGGTCGACAAGACAGACCCAAAGGATCGCAAGCCTGCGAAGTTTACCATAGACATATCACGATGCATGTTTTGCGGGCTGTGCATGGAGGTCTGCCCTAAGGGATGTCTCAAGCCTGCCCGCACGTTTGAACTGGCATGCCTTTCCCGCGAAGGAATGATATACGATCTCGAAAAATTGAATAAACTTGGCGGCGAGCTGCCGCCATTACCCGAACCCGATGATGAGAAATCATCATCCAACAAGTAG